The following proteins are encoded in a genomic region of Tachysurus fulvidraco isolate hzauxx_2018 chromosome 22, HZAU_PFXX_2.0, whole genome shotgun sequence:
- the trpa1a gene encoding transient receptor potential cation channel subfamily A member 1a isoform X1, with protein MDSSRTLLKFTHEYESLMEMDRNSGTSLNVFEVSYFILLKCCHAHLHLADCYRVFLQFALKGDAPALEGDVSNLGMRDDGGASPLHYASSKGHIRVINLIVQIAGSQELDIVDDDGNTPLHWAVQQDQLGSCSLLLSLGANPNILNKAALSPLHLAVSLRHNHIVEQLLTHSETDVNLEGDLGNTPLILAASLDNHEALLMLQKNGARLCCQNKLGLFPIHAAAFAGAKRSMEIVLQKGEELGVPIERHINYVDKSISSPLHLAVRGGNLEVIKLCINHGAKIDQQQCDKSTALHLACTQGATEAVKVMLQAYKRVCDIINITDGALQSPLHKAAIFDHYELVEYLISQGADIDFIDCKGHSPLLLATNCGAWRSVTLLLSHGADLTVKDKAGCNFLHLAILQPRGLKNLPPEILQHESVRELLNDEDSEGCTPLHYACRLGIPDSVKNMLGLDVSLDQKSKQKKSALHFAAEYGRINTCHRLLETMTDTRLLNEGDEKGMTPLHLASRGGHVKVVELLLRKGALFHSDYKGWSCLHHAAAEGYTQTMDSLLISNIKLLDKTDADGNTALHLAARAGHVVAVRLLLNRGAQILLNRSDASFLHEAIHNGRKDVTIAVIDSGRCEEAISTFKLNSAKHCAVLDMIEFLPECFKHLLDTCIKESEEDVNSCSYYLEYNFQWLQQPIEYAVKMENSENEDEYKPLAALNAMVEFNRVDLLTHPVCKKYLEMKWSAYGIKAHLLNMIIYTLGVFPLTYLIVNLRPNMSVEKNVTTVNMVTKPLNQQCYFITTCMFLVLAMNLYAVGKEVVQMCQQRLKYLQDMSNVLDWAATICSLLFVTPLLLNVKKTWHWQAGALASLISWVNLLLYLQRFQRFGIYVVMFREICRTLLSIIVIFVYLILAFALAFYALMIKQKHFGRVFLSLMQTFAMMAGEINYQDNFLKPYIAQQLPFPILTYLIFAWFVLLVPILLMNLLIGLAVGDIAEVKNNACLKQIGMQIELHTNLEERLPHWFMKRVDQISVKDFPNKCYKGKRWFICGHEVNKVRARLCSSTRQSTQLERELMKQKHRLKDLTESMDKQHNLLKLIVQKMEINSEAEEHDGPRVVHDFTYKLSAKSKWGPLLRAVTAKRK; from the exons ATGGATTCCTCCAGGACTCTGCTGAAGTTCACTCATGAGTATGAGAGTCTGATGGAGATGGACAGAAACAGCGGGACGTCACTGAACGTCTTTGAGgtttcatattttattcttttaaaatgttgtcATGCTCATTTGCACCTTGCTGATTGTTATCGTGTTTTTCTACAGTTCGCTTTGAAGGGTGACGCCCCGGCGCTGGAAGGTGACGTGAGTAATCTGGGCATGAGGGACGACGGCGGTGCCTCACCGCTGCACTACGCCTCCTCTAAAGGCCACATCCGGGTCATCAACCTCATTGTACAGATTGCCGGCTCTCAGG agcTGGACATTGTGGATGATGATGGGAACACACCCCTGCACTGGGCCGTTCAGCAGGATCAGCTTGGTAGCTGTTCGCTTCTGCTGAGTCTAGGCGCGAATCCCAACATCCTGAACAAAGCGGCGCTCTCACCACTGCACCTCGCTGTCAGCCTCAGACACAACCACATAGTGGAG CAACTGCTAACACACAGTGAGACGGACGTGAACCTCGAGGGTGATCTGGGAAACACGCCTTTAATTCTGGCTGCTTCATTGGACAACCACGAGGCACTTCTCATGCTG CAAAAGAACGGTGCCAGACTGTGCTGCCAGAACAAGCTGGGTCTCTTCCCCATCCATGCTGCTGCCTTCGCAGGAGCCAAGAGGTCCATGGAGATTGTTCTCCAAAAAG GAGAGGAACTGGGTGTGCCCATTGAGAGACACATAAACTACGTGGACAAATCCATCTCCAGTCCTCTTCACCTGGCCGTACGTGGAGGAAACCTTGAGGTCATCAAGCTCTGTATCAATCATGGAGCCAAAATCGACCAACAGCAG TGTGACAAATCCACCGCTCTGCACTTAGCCTGCACTCAGGGAGCCACTGAAGCTGTGAAGGTGATGCTCCAGGCGTACAAGAGagtgtgtgacatcatcaacatcacagATGGAGCTCTCCAATCACCGCTACATAA GGCAGCCATTTTCGACCACTACGAGCTGGTGGAGTATCTAATCTCACAG GGAGCTGACATTGACTTTATCGACTGCAAAGGCCACTCGCCACTGCTGCTAGCGACAAACTGTGGTGCCTGGAGAAGCGTGACCCTGCTGCTGTCACATG GTGCTGATCTGACGGTTAAAGACAAAGCCGGGTGCAACTTCTTGCATCTCGCCATCTTGCAGCCTCGAGGTCTGAAGAACCTTCCACCTGAAATACTGCAG catgagagtgtgagagagctgCTGAATGATGAAGACTCAGAGGGCTGCACTCCTCTTCACTATGCCTGCAGGCTGGGAATCCCTGACTCGGTGAAGAACATGCTCGGTCTGGACGTCTCACTTGACCAAAAGTCCAAGCAGAAGAAATCTGCCTTACACTTTGCAGCTGA GTATGGAAGGATCAACACATGTCACCGGCTCCTGGAGACCATGACAGACACACGTCTGCTTAACGAGGGAGATGAGAAGGGCATGACACCGTTACACCTGGCTTCACGCGGCGGCCATGTTAAAGTGGTCGAGCTGCTCCTCAGGAAAGGTGCCCTGTTTCACAG TGATTATAAAGGCTGGTCCTGTTTACATCATGCTGCGGCTGAGGGATACACACAGACCATGGACAGCTTACTCATCTCCAACATCAAGCTCCTGGACAAAACCGATGCAGACGGC AACACGGCGCTGCACTTAGCTGCTAGAGCTGGACACGTTGTTGCTGTTCGCCTGCTGCTGAACCGTGGAGCGCAGATCCTGCTGAACCGCAGCGATGCCTCCTTCCTGCATGAAGCCATTCACAACGGGAGGAAAGATGTCACCATCGCCGTGATCGACAGCGGCAG GTGTGAGGAAGCTATCAGCACGTTTAAACTGAACTCAGCTAAACACTGTGCTGTCCTGGACATGATCGAGTTTCTGCCTGAGTGCTTCAAG CATCTCTTAGACACCTGCATTAAAGAGTCAGAGGAGGACGTGAACTCCTGCAGCTACTAC CTGGAGTATAATTTCCAGTGGCTTCAACAGCCTATAGAGTATGCAGTGAAGATGGAGAATTCAGAGAATGAAGACGAGTACAAACCTCTAGCTGCACTCAAT GCCATGGTGGAGTTTAATCGTGTCGACTTGCTGACTCATCCAGTGTGCAAAAAATATCTGGAAATGAAATG GAGTGCCTACGGGATTAAAGCTCACCTGCTGAATATGATCATATACACACTGGGAGTTTTCCCGCTGACTTACCTGATCGTCAATCTGCGGCCCAACATGAGCGTGGAGAAAAACGTGACGACTGTCAACATGGTCACTAAGCCCCTTAATCAG caatgtTATTTCATCACAACCTGCATGTTTCTGGTCCTCGCCATGAATTTATACGCAGTCGGCAAAGAAGTAGTGCAGATGTGTCAGCAG AGGTTAAAGTACCTGCAGGACATGTCGAACGTATTAGACTGGGCAGCGACCATCTGTTCTCTGCTCTTCGTCACTCCTCTCCTGCTGAATGTAAAGAAGACATGGCACTGGCAGGCTGGAGCTCTGGCGTCTCTCATCTCCTGGGTCAACCTGCTCCTCTACCTGCAGCG GTTTCAGAGGTTTGGGATATACGTGGTGATGTTTCGGGAGATCTGCAGGACGCTGCTGAGCATTATTGTGATTTTCGTCTATCTGATCCTGGCTTTCGCTCTGGCCTTCTATGCTCTGATGATCAAACAG AAACATTTTGGCCGTGTGTTTCTCTCGTTAATGCAAACATTCGCCATGATGGCAGGAGAGATCAACTACCAGGACAACTTCCTGAAACCCTACATAGCCCAACAACTTCCCTTCCCCATACTGACGTACTTGATCTTCGCTTGGTTCGTCCTGCTTGTGCCGATTCTGCTCATGAACCTGCTA ATCGGTTTGGCTGTTGGAGACATTGCAGAGGTGAAGAACAACGCCTGTTTGAAACAGATAGGAATGCAG ATTGAACTTCACACTAATCTGGAGGAGCGCCTGCCTCACTGGTTCATGAAAAGAGTCGACCAAATCTCTGTTAAGGATTTTCCTAACAAGTGCTACAAAGGCAAG AGGTGGTTCATCTGTGGACATGAAGTGAACAAAGTGAGAGCACGACTCTGTTCCAGCACACGGCAGAGCACACAGCTGGAGAGAGAGCTcatgaaacagaaacacag actgAAGGACCTCACCGAGTCCATGGATAAGCAACACAACCTACTGAAGCTGATTGTGCAGAAGATGGAGATCAACTCTGAGGCAGAGGAACATGACGGGCCCCGAGTTGTGCATGACTTCACATACAAGCTCAGTGCCAAGAGCAAGTGGGGACCACTACTGCGTGCCGTTACAGCCAAGAGGAAGTGA
- the trpa1a gene encoding transient receptor potential cation channel subfamily A member 1a isoform X2, with the protein MDSSRTLLKFTHEYESLMEMDRNSGTSLNVFEFALKGDAPALEGDVSNLGMRDDGGASPLHYASSKGHIRVINLIVQIAGSQELDIVDDDGNTPLHWAVQQDQLGSCSLLLSLGANPNILNKAALSPLHLAVSLRHNHIVEQLLTHSETDVNLEGDLGNTPLILAASLDNHEALLMLQKNGARLCCQNKLGLFPIHAAAFAGAKRSMEIVLQKGEELGVPIERHINYVDKSISSPLHLAVRGGNLEVIKLCINHGAKIDQQQCDKSTALHLACTQGATEAVKVMLQAYKRVCDIINITDGALQSPLHKAAIFDHYELVEYLISQGADIDFIDCKGHSPLLLATNCGAWRSVTLLLSHGADLTVKDKAGCNFLHLAILQPRGLKNLPPEILQHESVRELLNDEDSEGCTPLHYACRLGIPDSVKNMLGLDVSLDQKSKQKKSALHFAAEYGRINTCHRLLETMTDTRLLNEGDEKGMTPLHLASRGGHVKVVELLLRKGALFHSDYKGWSCLHHAAAEGYTQTMDSLLISNIKLLDKTDADGNTALHLAARAGHVVAVRLLLNRGAQILLNRSDASFLHEAIHNGRKDVTIAVIDSGRCEEAISTFKLNSAKHCAVLDMIEFLPECFKHLLDTCIKESEEDVNSCSYYLEYNFQWLQQPIEYAVKMENSENEDEYKPLAALNAMVEFNRVDLLTHPVCKKYLEMKWSAYGIKAHLLNMIIYTLGVFPLTYLIVNLRPNMSVEKNVTTVNMVTKPLNQQCYFITTCMFLVLAMNLYAVGKEVVQMCQQRLKYLQDMSNVLDWAATICSLLFVTPLLLNVKKTWHWQAGALASLISWVNLLLYLQRFQRFGIYVVMFREICRTLLSIIVIFVYLILAFALAFYALMIKQKHFGRVFLSLMQTFAMMAGEINYQDNFLKPYIAQQLPFPILTYLIFAWFVLLVPILLMNLLIGLAVGDIAEVKNNACLKQIGMQIELHTNLEERLPHWFMKRVDQISVKDFPNKCYKGKRWFICGHEVNKVRARLCSSTRQSTQLERELMKQKHRLKDLTESMDKQHNLLKLIVQKMEINSEAEEHDGPRVVHDFTYKLSAKSKWGPLLRAVTAKRK; encoded by the exons ATGGATTCCTCCAGGACTCTGCTGAAGTTCACTCATGAGTATGAGAGTCTGATGGAGATGGACAGAAACAGCGGGACGTCACTGAACGTCTTTGAG TTCGCTTTGAAGGGTGACGCCCCGGCGCTGGAAGGTGACGTGAGTAATCTGGGCATGAGGGACGACGGCGGTGCCTCACCGCTGCACTACGCCTCCTCTAAAGGCCACATCCGGGTCATCAACCTCATTGTACAGATTGCCGGCTCTCAGG agcTGGACATTGTGGATGATGATGGGAACACACCCCTGCACTGGGCCGTTCAGCAGGATCAGCTTGGTAGCTGTTCGCTTCTGCTGAGTCTAGGCGCGAATCCCAACATCCTGAACAAAGCGGCGCTCTCACCACTGCACCTCGCTGTCAGCCTCAGACACAACCACATAGTGGAG CAACTGCTAACACACAGTGAGACGGACGTGAACCTCGAGGGTGATCTGGGAAACACGCCTTTAATTCTGGCTGCTTCATTGGACAACCACGAGGCACTTCTCATGCTG CAAAAGAACGGTGCCAGACTGTGCTGCCAGAACAAGCTGGGTCTCTTCCCCATCCATGCTGCTGCCTTCGCAGGAGCCAAGAGGTCCATGGAGATTGTTCTCCAAAAAG GAGAGGAACTGGGTGTGCCCATTGAGAGACACATAAACTACGTGGACAAATCCATCTCCAGTCCTCTTCACCTGGCCGTACGTGGAGGAAACCTTGAGGTCATCAAGCTCTGTATCAATCATGGAGCCAAAATCGACCAACAGCAG TGTGACAAATCCACCGCTCTGCACTTAGCCTGCACTCAGGGAGCCACTGAAGCTGTGAAGGTGATGCTCCAGGCGTACAAGAGagtgtgtgacatcatcaacatcacagATGGAGCTCTCCAATCACCGCTACATAA GGCAGCCATTTTCGACCACTACGAGCTGGTGGAGTATCTAATCTCACAG GGAGCTGACATTGACTTTATCGACTGCAAAGGCCACTCGCCACTGCTGCTAGCGACAAACTGTGGTGCCTGGAGAAGCGTGACCCTGCTGCTGTCACATG GTGCTGATCTGACGGTTAAAGACAAAGCCGGGTGCAACTTCTTGCATCTCGCCATCTTGCAGCCTCGAGGTCTGAAGAACCTTCCACCTGAAATACTGCAG catgagagtgtgagagagctgCTGAATGATGAAGACTCAGAGGGCTGCACTCCTCTTCACTATGCCTGCAGGCTGGGAATCCCTGACTCGGTGAAGAACATGCTCGGTCTGGACGTCTCACTTGACCAAAAGTCCAAGCAGAAGAAATCTGCCTTACACTTTGCAGCTGA GTATGGAAGGATCAACACATGTCACCGGCTCCTGGAGACCATGACAGACACACGTCTGCTTAACGAGGGAGATGAGAAGGGCATGACACCGTTACACCTGGCTTCACGCGGCGGCCATGTTAAAGTGGTCGAGCTGCTCCTCAGGAAAGGTGCCCTGTTTCACAG TGATTATAAAGGCTGGTCCTGTTTACATCATGCTGCGGCTGAGGGATACACACAGACCATGGACAGCTTACTCATCTCCAACATCAAGCTCCTGGACAAAACCGATGCAGACGGC AACACGGCGCTGCACTTAGCTGCTAGAGCTGGACACGTTGTTGCTGTTCGCCTGCTGCTGAACCGTGGAGCGCAGATCCTGCTGAACCGCAGCGATGCCTCCTTCCTGCATGAAGCCATTCACAACGGGAGGAAAGATGTCACCATCGCCGTGATCGACAGCGGCAG GTGTGAGGAAGCTATCAGCACGTTTAAACTGAACTCAGCTAAACACTGTGCTGTCCTGGACATGATCGAGTTTCTGCCTGAGTGCTTCAAG CATCTCTTAGACACCTGCATTAAAGAGTCAGAGGAGGACGTGAACTCCTGCAGCTACTAC CTGGAGTATAATTTCCAGTGGCTTCAACAGCCTATAGAGTATGCAGTGAAGATGGAGAATTCAGAGAATGAAGACGAGTACAAACCTCTAGCTGCACTCAAT GCCATGGTGGAGTTTAATCGTGTCGACTTGCTGACTCATCCAGTGTGCAAAAAATATCTGGAAATGAAATG GAGTGCCTACGGGATTAAAGCTCACCTGCTGAATATGATCATATACACACTGGGAGTTTTCCCGCTGACTTACCTGATCGTCAATCTGCGGCCCAACATGAGCGTGGAGAAAAACGTGACGACTGTCAACATGGTCACTAAGCCCCTTAATCAG caatgtTATTTCATCACAACCTGCATGTTTCTGGTCCTCGCCATGAATTTATACGCAGTCGGCAAAGAAGTAGTGCAGATGTGTCAGCAG AGGTTAAAGTACCTGCAGGACATGTCGAACGTATTAGACTGGGCAGCGACCATCTGTTCTCTGCTCTTCGTCACTCCTCTCCTGCTGAATGTAAAGAAGACATGGCACTGGCAGGCTGGAGCTCTGGCGTCTCTCATCTCCTGGGTCAACCTGCTCCTCTACCTGCAGCG GTTTCAGAGGTTTGGGATATACGTGGTGATGTTTCGGGAGATCTGCAGGACGCTGCTGAGCATTATTGTGATTTTCGTCTATCTGATCCTGGCTTTCGCTCTGGCCTTCTATGCTCTGATGATCAAACAG AAACATTTTGGCCGTGTGTTTCTCTCGTTAATGCAAACATTCGCCATGATGGCAGGAGAGATCAACTACCAGGACAACTTCCTGAAACCCTACATAGCCCAACAACTTCCCTTCCCCATACTGACGTACTTGATCTTCGCTTGGTTCGTCCTGCTTGTGCCGATTCTGCTCATGAACCTGCTA ATCGGTTTGGCTGTTGGAGACATTGCAGAGGTGAAGAACAACGCCTGTTTGAAACAGATAGGAATGCAG ATTGAACTTCACACTAATCTGGAGGAGCGCCTGCCTCACTGGTTCATGAAAAGAGTCGACCAAATCTCTGTTAAGGATTTTCCTAACAAGTGCTACAAAGGCAAG AGGTGGTTCATCTGTGGACATGAAGTGAACAAAGTGAGAGCACGACTCTGTTCCAGCACACGGCAGAGCACACAGCTGGAGAGAGAGCTcatgaaacagaaacacag actgAAGGACCTCACCGAGTCCATGGATAAGCAACACAACCTACTGAAGCTGATTGTGCAGAAGATGGAGATCAACTCTGAGGCAGAGGAACATGACGGGCCCCGAGTTGTGCATGACTTCACATACAAGCTCAGTGCCAAGAGCAAGTGGGGACCACTACTGCGTGCCGTTACAGCCAAGAGGAAGTGA